The genomic interval AACGTCTCATCCTTTTCAAAGCCCGGAGGATCGGTCGCGATCTCAAAGAGAATTTCCCCATATTCCCGGAAGTAAACCGCGTTGAAATACTGCCTGTCCACGATATCGGTTGGCTGCAGACCATATGCCCGCACGCGCTGTTGCCACTGACGATGATCGCTGTCGTCTTTCGCTCTCCAAGCGATATGGTGGACGGTCCCTGCTCCCCCTGCACCGCGCAACATCGGTTTGGCATTGACATCAATAATATTGCCGATATCCCCTACTGACTGAAAACGGACGAGTCCTCCCTCTTCACCGACCTTTTCCAGACCCATCAGGTTTTGCAACACTTCCATCGTCTTCGCAGGGTTTACACTATAGAGAATCGCACCACCAAATCCTTTGATCGCCTTATCGGCAGGCACTCCTCCAAAAGACCACTTGCTCAGCTGCCCGCCTTCGCGCTCTACTAGCTCCAGCTGCAGTCCGTCCTGATCCGCAAATTGCAGATACGTCTCCCCAAAGCGTTCTACACGGGAATAGGAAACGTTGAATGTATTCAGTCGTTCTTCCCAGAATCCTAGAGTCCCAACCGGAACCATAAAGGTCGTATAGCCCACCTGTCCGCCGCCGATGCGTCCTTTGCGAGAAGTGGCCCATGGA from Brevibacillus choshinensis carries:
- a CDS encoding ring-cleaving dioxygenase; translation: MNQQTAGIHHITAFVKNAQENVDFYAGLLGLRLVKKTINFDAPEVYHLYFGNEVGSPGTAITFFPWATSRKGRIGGGQVGYTTFMVPVGTLGFWEERLNTFNVSYSRVERFGETYLQFADQDGLQLELVEREGGQLSKWSFGGVPADKAIKGFGGAILYSVNPAKTMEVLQNLMGLEKVGEEGGLVRFQSVGDIGNIIDVNAKPMLRGAGGAGTVHHIAWRAKDDSDHRQWQQRVRAYGLQPTDIVDRQYFNAVYFREYGEILFEIATDPPGFEKDETFDELGQKLMLPEWYEPHRAQIEDGLMPITVRVLEGDK